From Pristiophorus japonicus isolate sPriJap1 chromosome 7, sPriJap1.hap1, whole genome shotgun sequence, one genomic window encodes:
- the LOC139266978 gene encoding huntingtin-interacting protein K-like, giving the protein MPPEWLQCTPPQPWLNGLLERVTDYAEEKEILSSDLETAMSVIGDRRSREQKAKQEKEKELAKVTIKKEDVELIQNEMEISQSAAERGLREHLGNVVEALIALTD; this is encoded by the exons ATGCCTCCAGAATGGCTGCAATG cacgccgccccagccctggctgaatgggctcctggagcgggtgACCGACTATGCGGAGGAGAAAGAGATCCTGAGCtcagacctggagacggcaatgtcagtcatcggagacaggagatcccgggaacagaaagccaaacaagaaaaggagaaggagctggcaaaagtgaccatcaagaaggaagatgtcgaACTCATTCAGAACGAGATGGAGATTTCTCAAAGTGCAGCAGAGCGTGGCCTCCGGGAGCATCTGGGAAATGTGGTCGAAGCCTtgattgctctcactgactga